In one window of Desulfovibrio desulfuricans DSM 642 DNA:
- a CDS encoding UvrD-helicase domain-containing protein — translation MSSRFYYLKSADELRNNPGQWAAYESKGNSIVIAGPGSGKTKVLTTKLARILAEDVREPRSVACITYSNECARELERRLSILGIEQNRRVFIGTVHSFALVHIIIPYAKTAQLGLPEDFKVARESDTKLALERAFHKTLKRSDDPQYYMFPMNEYRCSILDRSSSMWANTNQYLASLSTAYESELRSMGLIDFTDMPLLALSALKKNDWLQKAIVAKFPTLIIDEYQDLGLALHNMVMTLLSSGIRIFAVGDIDQSIYGFQGAQPAMIDELMSTNSVETHRLRLNYRSGASIVAASTIALEEHRDYESAANEESLIFFHPHQGDYKEQAQWLFSSVLPSILSRLPWINWSDIALLYPGAWIGNSLATEAAKHGISIVRNDKNAIYPRSSRLLRWIEHCAEWCCGGWKTGSPRFSQLARQGITFFIEKLPDKQTVLFQQKLVSFLWSSRDSAVSLASWLENFHRDIFSELLATCSFIHNESENFQNFFEKCKSGELKEMSLEQFAGQGSNQDSLVLTTLHSSKGREFSVVILFGMDEGRIPRPKPVEKEIIESRRLFYVGFTRAKKEVHIMYTEKNPSRYVTTVKKWIDSSER, via the coding sequence ATGTCTAGCCGATTTTACTACCTGAAATCTGCTGATGAGCTTCGTAATAATCCGGGGCAGTGGGCAGCGTATGAATCCAAGGGCAATAGCATTGTCATTGCTGGCCCTGGGAGCGGTAAAACAAAAGTTTTAACAACAAAATTAGCTAGAATTCTTGCAGAAGATGTTAGAGAGCCACGGTCTGTAGCGTGTATAACATATAGCAATGAATGTGCGCGCGAACTTGAAAGAAGACTTTCTATCCTTGGCATTGAGCAAAATCGGAGAGTATTTATCGGTACTGTTCATTCTTTTGCTCTAGTGCATATTATAATTCCATATGCAAAAACTGCCCAATTAGGTCTCCCTGAGGATTTTAAAGTTGCGCGAGAGAGTGACACCAAGCTTGCTCTAGAAAGAGCTTTTCATAAAACATTAAAGAGATCTGATGATCCACAATATTATATGTTCCCAATGAATGAATACCGGTGTTCAATACTGGATAGGTCAAGTTCGATGTGGGCAAACACCAACCAATATCTTGCAAGTCTTTCTACTGCATACGAAAGTGAATTAAGAAGTATGGGGCTTATTGACTTTACTGATATGCCGTTACTTGCTTTGTCAGCATTAAAGAAAAATGATTGGCTTCAGAAAGCCATAGTCGCTAAATTCCCAACTTTAATCATTGATGAGTACCAAGATTTAGGCCTTGCACTCCACAATATGGTCATGACTCTCTTAAGTTCTGGAATACGTATTTTTGCTGTAGGCGACATAGATCAATCCATTTATGGATTTCAAGGTGCGCAACCAGCGATGATAGATGAATTGATGTCGACAAACAGTGTAGAAACTCACAGGCTAAGGTTAAACTACAGATCAGGAGCTAGTATAGTAGCGGCATCAACCATAGCGCTTGAAGAACATAGGGATTACGAGTCTGCGGCAAATGAGGAAAGTTTAATTTTTTTTCACCCCCATCAAGGAGATTATAAAGAACAAGCACAATGGCTATTTTCGTCAGTGCTGCCTTCTATATTATCACGTCTTCCATGGATTAATTGGAGTGATATTGCGTTACTCTACCCTGGAGCGTGGATTGGGAATAGCCTAGCAACTGAGGCAGCCAAGCATGGTATTTCTATCGTTCGTAACGACAAGAATGCAATTTATCCACGAAGTAGTAGGCTGCTACGATGGATCGAGCACTGTGCAGAATGGTGTTGTGGAGGATGGAAGACTGGTAGTCCAAGGTTTTCACAGCTCGCAAGGCAAGGTATTACTTTTTTTATCGAGAAGCTTCCTGATAAGCAAACGGTTTTGTTTCAGCAAAAACTTGTTTCATTTCTTTGGTCTTCAAGGGATTCAGCTGTATCGCTAGCCTCATGGCTAGAAAATTTTCATAGAGATATTTTTTCCGAATTGCTTGCAACATGTAGTTTTATACATAATGAGTCAGAAAATTTTCAAAATTTTTTTGAAAAATGCAAAAGTGGCGAGCTCAAAGAGATGTCTCTTGAACAATTTGCTGGCCAAGGAAGTAATCAAGACAGCCTAGTTTTAACTACATTGCATAGTTCTAAAGGGCGTGAATTTTCAGTGGTCATTCTGTTTGGGATGGATGAAGGGCGCATTCCACGCCCTAAACCAGTTGAAAAAGAAATTATTGAGTCAAGAAGGCTTTTTTATGTTGGCTTCACACGAGCAAAAAAAGAAGTTCACATCATGTATACTGAGAAGAATCCTTCTCGCTATGTTACAACTGTCAAAAAGTGGATAGATTCATCTGAAAGATAG